The Candidatus Binataceae bacterium genome window below encodes:
- a CDS encoding ABC transporter permease, with protein MSNALLGAGTLWLREITRFCRQRSRVIGSFLQPLVFWLLLGAGLTGSFHPAGMPADMNYFEYLYPGFIVLVLLFTAIFATISTVEDRHEGFLQGVLVAPVSRATVVMGQVLGATTLAWVPSCIFLVLAPLAGIRLSVGAVLMSAAIMALIAFALTSIGLLIAWRIESTQGFHAIMNLILIPIWLLSGAFWPVSGAPVALEWAMRLNPLTYGVAALREALYTSQPGTVAEMPNFGLSCAVAIVFAVATYLMAARVAQHAIVH; from the coding sequence TTGAGCAATGCACTTCTCGGCGCCGGCACACTGTGGCTGCGCGAAATCACGCGCTTCTGCCGCCAGCGCAGCCGCGTTATCGGCTCGTTCCTGCAACCGCTGGTCTTTTGGCTCCTGCTCGGCGCCGGGCTCACCGGATCGTTCCATCCGGCTGGGATGCCCGCCGACATGAACTATTTCGAATACCTCTATCCGGGCTTCATCGTGCTGGTGCTGCTGTTCACCGCGATCTTCGCGACCATCTCGACCGTCGAGGATCGCCACGAGGGCTTCTTGCAAGGCGTCCTGGTCGCGCCGGTCTCGCGCGCGACCGTCGTGATGGGCCAGGTGCTCGGCGCGACCACGCTGGCCTGGGTTCCGAGCTGCATCTTCCTTGTTCTCGCGCCGCTCGCCGGTATTCGCCTGTCCGTCGGCGCCGTCCTGATGTCAGCGGCGATCATGGCGCTCATCGCTTTTGCTCTGACCAGTATTGGGCTGCTGATCGCGTGGCGGATTGAATCGACCCAGGGCTTCCACGCGATCATGAACCTGATTCTGATTCCGATCTGGCTCTTGTCGGGAGCATTCTGGCCGGTGAGCGGCGCGCCGGTCGCGCTAGAATGGGCGATGCGGCTGAATCCACTGACCTACGGCGTCGCGGCGCTGCGCGAAGCGTTGTACACGAGTCAGCCGGGTACCGTTGCGGAAATGCCGAACTTCGGCTTGTCGTGCGCCGTCGCGATCGTCTTCGCGGTCGCCACCTATCTGATGGCCGCGCGCGTCGCTCAGCACGCGATCGTGCATTAA
- the msrB gene encoding peptide-methionine (R)-S-oxide reductase MsrB, which translates to MSEKIEKTDEEWRQLLTPEQFQVARKKGTEPAFTGKYYDLHDQGMFLCVCCGNELFSSETKYDSGCGWPSFYAPLDQSKVENTEDRSYGMRRTEVTCSRCGAHLGHVFEDGPRPTGLRYCMNSASLNFVKGDGEK; encoded by the coding sequence ATGAGCGAAAAAATTGAAAAAACCGACGAGGAATGGCGCCAGTTGCTGACCCCTGAGCAGTTCCAGGTCGCGCGCAAAAAAGGCACCGAGCCCGCCTTCACGGGCAAGTACTACGACCTGCATGATCAGGGCATGTTTCTCTGCGTATGCTGCGGCAATGAACTGTTCTCCTCCGAGACCAAATACGACTCCGGCTGCGGCTGGCCGAGCTTTTACGCGCCGCTCGATCAGTCGAAGGTCGAGAATACCGAGGACCGTTCGTACGGGATGCGGCGGACCGAGGTCACCTGCTCGCGCTGCGGCGCCCATCTGGGCCACGTCTTCGAGGACGGTCCGCGGCCGACCGGCTTGCGCTACTGCATGAACTCCGCGTCGCTGAACTTCGTCAAGGGCGACGGCGAAAAATAA
- a CDS encoding ATP-binding cassette domain-containing protein, whose translation MTATFPAPAALGLDDRPSAASVAIELSEISFNYGERRALEAISCVIAEREIFGLLGPNGGGKTTLFKLLSTLVPIQAGDARILGCDLRTATAALRRRLGVVFQHPSVDGKLTVAENLAHHGRLYGMSGAHLRARSAAMLERVDLTARAGELVETLSGGLRRRVELAKALLHQPELLILDEPSTGLDPIARREFLNYLTTLRDQDGITIVLTTHHMEEADRCDRIGLLDEGRMVALAPPGELKSRVGGDVVVIRAIDPETLRAKVEARMHVKAALVDGTLRIERARGHELVRDVVEAFGPEIESVYFGKPTLEDVFVHLTGRRFTWNSAEAGS comes from the coding sequence ATGACCGCCACGTTTCCAGCTCCGGCCGCACTCGGCCTCGACGATCGGCCGTCGGCTGCGTCCGTGGCCATCGAGCTGAGCGAGATCAGTTTCAACTACGGCGAGCGCCGCGCGCTCGAGGCTATCAGTTGCGTGATCGCCGAGCGTGAAATCTTCGGCCTGCTCGGACCCAACGGTGGCGGCAAGACCACACTGTTCAAGCTGCTCTCGACCCTCGTGCCCATACAGGCCGGCGACGCTCGCATTCTGGGCTGCGATCTGCGCACTGCTACGGCCGCGCTCCGCCGCCGCCTCGGCGTGGTCTTTCAGCATCCGAGTGTGGACGGCAAGCTGACCGTCGCCGAAAACCTGGCGCATCACGGTCGCCTCTACGGCATGAGCGGCGCGCATCTGCGCGCACGGTCGGCCGCGATGCTCGAGCGGGTCGACCTGACCGCGCGCGCCGGCGAACTGGTCGAAACCCTATCGGGCGGCCTGCGCCGGCGTGTCGAATTGGCCAAGGCGCTGCTCCATCAGCCCGAGCTGTTGATTCTCGACGAACCCAGCACCGGACTCGATCCGATCGCGCGGCGCGAGTTCCTCAACTATCTCACGACGCTCCGCGATCAGGACGGCATCACGATCGTCTTGACCACCCATCATATGGAAGAGGCCGACCGCTGCGATCGGATCGGCCTGCTCGATGAGGGGCGGATGGTCGCGCTTGCGCCGCCGGGTGAGCTCAAGTCGCGAGTCGGCGGCGACGTCGTCGTGATCCGCGCAATCGACCCCGAGACGCTGCGCGCCAAGGTCGAAGCGCGGATGCACGTCAAGGCGGCGTTGGTCGACGGCACGCTCCGCATCGAGCGCGCACGCGGCCACGAGCTGGTGCGCGACGTGGTCGAGGCGTTTGGTCCCGAAATCGAATCGGTGTACTTCGGCAAGCCCACACTCGAGGACGTTTTCGTCCACCTGACCGGCCGCAGGTTTACCTGGAATTCCGCGGAGGCCGGCAGTTGA
- a CDS encoding LysM peptidoglycan-binding domain-containing protein, giving the protein MDSIAINSGRALLPGRLLATAAATMLALLVCRLPANALSEESIEPSPTTHTTSHATTARDESVEAAPLPPRATFPYAIREGDTLGAIANQFGLAVTDLTRINHVTEETDLEVGRVLRIPNPAVAHERELTAEIARLQRALQDATYGAQAADQRLAAARTRTNELETFVGQTGHALRLLTWWRAAAYISGALGLLAVGAMLLALIEWWLLRSRFRAVAEANESMRRLDYRYRTALAKVELRLQELYGRRRRGLHDGQERPKLAEEAEIERLNRELRMVLERQLEQLGPPGAIARRARWRLRIAGIGSPVEARSLRR; this is encoded by the coding sequence TTGGACTCAATCGCAATCAACAGCGGCCGGGCGCTCTTGCCGGGCCGTCTGCTGGCGACTGCGGCCGCGACGATGCTCGCGCTGCTGGTCTGTCGCCTTCCCGCCAATGCCCTGTCCGAGGAATCAATCGAGCCGTCGCCGACGACCCATACCACCTCACACGCGACGACTGCCCGCGATGAATCCGTCGAGGCGGCGCCACTACCGCCGCGCGCGACCTTTCCTTATGCGATTCGAGAGGGCGACACACTCGGCGCGATCGCAAATCAGTTCGGCCTCGCCGTCACGGACCTGACCCGCATCAATCACGTCACCGAGGAGACCGATCTTGAAGTCGGACGCGTGCTCCGCATCCCCAACCCGGCGGTCGCCCACGAACGTGAACTGACCGCCGAGATCGCACGGCTCCAGCGCGCACTGCAGGATGCGACATACGGCGCGCAGGCCGCAGATCAGCGGCTGGCCGCCGCCCGCACACGCACCAACGAGCTGGAAACCTTCGTCGGCCAAACCGGCCATGCGTTGCGTCTTTTGACCTGGTGGCGCGCCGCCGCCTACATTTCCGGTGCTCTGGGACTTCTCGCCGTCGGCGCGATGCTGCTGGCGTTGATCGAATGGTGGCTGCTGCGCAGCCGTTTTCGCGCCGTCGCTGAGGCGAACGAATCGATGCGCCGCCTCGACTATCGCTACCGCACCGCGTTGGCCAAAGTCGAGCTCCGCCTCCAGGAACTCTATGGTCGCCGCCGCCGCGGTCTTCACGACGGCCAGGAGCGGCCCAAGCTCGCCGAAGAAGCTGAAATCGAACGTCTCAATCGCGAGCTCAGGATGGTGCTCGAACGCCAACTCGAGCAGCTCGGCCCGCCCGGCGCGATCGCGCGCCGCGCCCGCTGGCGTCTGCGTATCGCCGGCATCGGCTCACCGGTCGAGGCGCGCTCGCTCCGTCGTTAG
- a CDS encoding TlyA family RNA methyltransferase translates to MRSRLDLEMTRRGLAESREAAQRLIMAGRVRVNSRPSAKPDLKVDDSVPIELVRGAREYASRGAYKLLAALERFATPVVGRCALDVGASTGGFTDVLLRRGAAHVIALDVGYGQLAEHLRTDPRVTVMDRTNIRGVRPADLPWPPELIVIDTSFISLRLVLPAVVGLLAHPGEILALVKPQFEVGRGKVGKGGLVRDPALREAALRDIVNAAAALGLEFGGSIDSPITGATGNREILTYFAAP, encoded by the coding sequence ATGCGCTCACGGCTCGATCTGGAGATGACGCGGCGCGGACTCGCCGAGAGCCGCGAAGCCGCCCAGCGCCTGATCATGGCCGGCCGCGTCCGCGTCAATTCCCGGCCCTCGGCCAAACCTGATCTCAAGGTGGACGATTCCGTCCCGATCGAGCTGGTCCGCGGCGCACGCGAATATGCGAGCCGCGGCGCGTACAAGCTGCTCGCCGCGCTCGAGCGCTTCGCGACCCCCGTGGTCGGACGCTGCGCGCTCGACGTCGGCGCCTCGACCGGCGGCTTCACCGACGTTCTGTTGCGCCGCGGCGCGGCTCACGTCATCGCGCTCGATGTCGGCTACGGCCAACTCGCCGAGCATCTGCGCACCGACCCGCGCGTCACCGTGATGGACCGCACCAACATCCGCGGCGTCCGCCCGGCTGATCTGCCTTGGCCGCCCGAGCTCATAGTGATCGATACGAGCTTCATCTCGCTGCGGCTCGTATTGCCCGCGGTCGTTGGGCTGCTCGCGCATCCGGGCGAGATTCTGGCCCTGGTGAAGCCGCAATTCGAGGTTGGCCGCGGGAAGGTCGGCAAAGGCGGGCTCGTGCGCGACCCCGCCCTGCGCGAAGCCGCCTTGCGCGACATCGTCAACGCCGCCGCGGCTCTCGGTCTCGAATTCGGCGGTTCAATCGATTCGCCGATAACCGGCGCTACCGGCAATCGCGAAATTCTGACGTACTTCGCCGCTCCTTGA
- a CDS encoding exodeoxyribonuclease VII small subunit, whose protein sequence is MAVNSERKFEDELADLEAVVTRIDSGELSLEDSISAFERGVALVRSLNQKLDQVDRRVEILTRGPHGELNSAPFERDDSAADLANGQSPATTRNGPKDDDDIPF, encoded by the coding sequence ATGGCTGTCAACTCCGAGCGAAAATTCGAAGACGAACTGGCCGACCTCGAGGCCGTCGTCACGCGCATCGATTCCGGCGAGCTCTCGCTTGAGGATTCGATCAGCGCCTTCGAGCGCGGCGTCGCACTCGTGCGCTCGCTCAATCAGAAGCTCGATCAGGTGGACCGGCGCGTGGAAATCCTCACCCGCGGCCCGCACGGCGAGCTGAATAGCGCGCCGTTTGAACGTGACGACTCAGCCGCGGACCTCGCCAATGGCCAGTCTCCAGCCACGACCCGGAACGGACCAAAGGATGACGACGATATTCCCTTTTGA
- the xseA gene encoding exodeoxyribonuclease VII large subunit has product MAGQLEFALRETPRRVALNVTQLVRAVRETLEVNLGEYWVVGEVSNARLAPSNHLYFTLKDSRSAISVVMFSTAARRLRFSLENGMQVLVRGRVNLYEARGTLQLYAEELEPRGLGALQAAFEQLKQRLSGEGLFDPERKRPLPLLPRSIGIVTALGGAALYDMLRVLFDRFPNLHVIVRPALIQGPKAAAEIAAALDDLSRDARAEVIIVGRGGGSLEDLWPFNEEVVARAIRRSAVPVISAVGHEIDYTIADFAADLRAPTPTAAAQLVVPVKDDLRRRLDELGAAMAGSMRLALAAHRRHFGQLEARLRDPQGLIRQIRQRVDEAAADLSRAIAIRLAASRSRLHEMRARLRSPAALAREQRLRLAMDSARLTAVMRVRLEVARARLAAEARRLDAISPLRVLERGYAVVTDPRDGRVVTDAGPVALGDELILRLARGRLRAAVIQRDP; this is encoded by the coding sequence ATGGCCGGGCAACTGGAATTCGCGCTGCGCGAGACGCCCCGACGGGTCGCGCTCAACGTCACGCAACTCGTCCGCGCGGTGCGCGAGACCCTCGAAGTAAACCTCGGCGAATATTGGGTCGTCGGTGAGGTCTCGAACGCCCGCCTCGCACCCTCGAACCATCTCTATTTCACGCTCAAGGACTCGCGCAGCGCCATCAGCGTCGTGATGTTCAGTACGGCCGCGCGCCGCCTCCGCTTCAGCCTCGAGAACGGGATGCAAGTCCTCGTGCGAGGACGGGTCAATCTGTATGAGGCGCGCGGGACGCTTCAGCTTTACGCCGAGGAGCTCGAACCGCGCGGACTCGGCGCGCTCCAGGCCGCCTTCGAGCAGCTCAAGCAGCGGCTCAGCGGCGAAGGGCTGTTCGATCCCGAGCGCAAGCGTCCGTTGCCGCTCTTGCCGCGCAGCATCGGCATCGTCACGGCGCTCGGCGGGGCGGCGCTATACGACATGCTCCGCGTGCTTTTTGATCGTTTTCCGAATCTGCATGTCATCGTGCGCCCAGCGCTGATCCAGGGTCCCAAAGCTGCCGCGGAAATCGCCGCGGCGCTCGACGATCTCAGCCGCGACGCGCGCGCCGAAGTCATTATCGTCGGCCGCGGCGGCGGTTCCCTCGAAGATCTCTGGCCCTTCAATGAGGAAGTCGTCGCGCGCGCGATTCGTCGCTCCGCGGTTCCGGTGATCTCTGCGGTCGGCCACGAAATCGATTACACGATTGCCGACTTTGCCGCCGACCTGCGCGCGCCAACCCCGACCGCCGCCGCGCAATTGGTCGTGCCGGTGAAAGACGACCTGCGCCGCCGCCTCGACGAACTGGGCGCGGCGATGGCGGGCTCGATGCGACTGGCGCTCGCGGCTCATCGCCGCCATTTCGGCCAACTCGAAGCGCGCCTGCGCGATCCTCAAGGCCTCATCCGCCAGATTCGGCAGCGTGTCGACGAGGCCGCGGCGGATCTCAGCCGCGCGATCGCGATTCGGCTCGCCGCCAGCCGCAGTCGCTTGCACGAGATGCGCGCGCGGCTCCGCAGTCCCGCCGCCCTCGCCCGCGAGCAGCGGCTCCGCCTGGCGATGGATTCGGCGCGGCTCACGGCTGTGATGCGGGTGCGTCTGGAGGTCGCCCGCGCGCGGCTCGCCGCGGAGGCGCGTCGGCTCGACGCGATCTCGCCACTGCGCGTGCTCGAACGCGGCTACGCCGTGGTCACCGATCCGCGCGACGGCCGCGTCGTCACCGACGCCGGCCCGGTTGCGCTCGGCGACGAGCTCATTCTCCGCCTCGCGCGCGGCCGCCTCCGCGCCGCAGTCATACAACGAGATCCTTGA